The following is a genomic window from Nitrospira sp..
CCGCCAGAAGGCGCCTATCATGCCGATCATCACGACAAAAAACAGTAGTGGGAAAATCCACATCAAACCCATCCCCGTACCAGGTACACACCATGACCACATGAGAACCTCAAGACTTTCACTACGACTACAGCCTCAGTCGCTGCTTGCTGGATTTAGATCGCTAATGATTTAGCGGCAACGGTTACCGCAACCGCTCACAGGCCCAACCTGGCAATATGCTTGTCGCAAGGAGTCATTCCCGTTCATCCAGTTTATAAGACATCCCGGCGCCCGGAGCTATTTAGCCCTGAACATCTTCAATATCGACACCTAAACCGATCCATGCTCGCAAGAGGTCATGCCGTGTCACGGAGTACGCCACCTTACCGTTTCGTTGGACGGGAAGGTTCAGCAGTCGCTTTTCTTCCATAAGCTTCACTGCCGCATCAATACTGGTCTCCTCAGTGATGGCGATGCGGTCCTTGGCCATAATGTCCACGGCAGTAAGACGGTTCAAATCCTTCTGCGCTTCTAAAGCGCGAAGAATATCAAACTCGCTCACGAATCCGACAAACTCGCCACTCTCATCCACAACCGGGGCACCGGGTGTATGGGTTGCCAGTAACTCCACGGCGAGCCCCATGGCGTTTTGCTTTCGCCGAAACACCAGATTATTGGTCGCATGGATTTGGCCAACAGATCTGAAACCTCCGACCGGAACTCCAGGTCTTTCTAAAGTCGCCATTTGGACCCTCCTATAAATTTAAATTGAGTGAGATAACACGACATTTAGCTCCCACTCTGCATGCGAGCAGTGGGTATGCAAACGAAATAAGCCACCGTCATTACCAGCCGCGAGAATTCTTTTTTTACGATTTTGCGAATGATCTGACGTATGAGATCACTTTCCAGGCCTCCTCTTCCGTCAACACAAGCGGAATAAACGGGGCCATGGCCGTCCCTTTGCTTCCATTCTTCAGAATCCAAAAAAGCTCGCCGTCTGTCCGAGCCGCTTGCCAGTCCTTGTCCGTGAAGTTTCTGGGCAACGGCCCCCTGAAATTCTCAGGATTGATGTCCGTGCCCAGGCCTTTGCCGTCGATGCCATGACAGGTGCGACAAAAACCCTTGCCCTCAAAAATCCGTTTCCCCTGCTCGATAATTTCGGCGGCCATAGGATAGGGGTTCGCCTCGTGCCTGGCGCTGTCCATTTGGTCAGGGGGGACGCGCGGTCTCAAGACTGCTGGGTCAGCCGACCAAACGGTGGACGACATCCCCGCGATCAGCAACGTTGTAGCCACTAACCGTACGGGCACATGCATGATGCATCCTTCAAAAGATCCAAAGGCGGCGCGGCGAGCAGTCAGAGGAGTTTCTGCTGCTTGTCTTCGCCCGTTTGTTCGTGAGCCGGCCGCTCTTGTGGACTTAGTTGGAACGTGACGCTCTTTGGCCACATATACACTCCGGCAACGATCGCATTAACGTCAGCCGAATCGGTGAGCAGAGGCTGCACAACATTTGCTTAAAGGCCTTTCCGATAGCGACTATTTATCCGACCGCGGGTGAGTATGGCTTATCGCCTGCGGGAAGGTCACGGAGCCATCGGGGAACTCTTGCCCCGGCTGCCACAAATGATAGATGACCCCATCGGTCTTTGAGGCCGTCTCTGCAATCTCCGCTGCCTGATCGGCTGGCTCTAAGACCTGTAACCGGCCAGTGGCGATTTCCGCCTTGTGATCATGGAAATGCCGATGCCACTGAATGAGTGGTAACTTTCTGGACAGGTCTTTTGCTACGAAATATTCCACGCCGACAAGCTTAGCATTCGGTGCTGTGGACTCGAACAATAGGCACTGAAAGACTTGATCTGAGGCCGGCTTGCAATAATGATGGAACGGCCCTCCCAGGGTACCGTCCGCCATCATATGCGGAACCTGCACATGAATTGTGAACCCCTCCACTGGGGATGGCGTGCCTCCGGCGAATGTTAGACCGTTGCCCCAAGCCATGCTGAGTGCCGCGATAAGGACTCCTGTTCTCCAACCCGGTGTGGACTGCATACGCCCCTCCTCATAATAAAGTGTGTGTGATTCTTACGTGCCTGTCATGCACAACATGAGACTACGCCCTGGCTCTCAGCGGTCTCGTAGATGCGGATCTCTGGAGGCGCCTGGAGAAACGGCTTGAGCGTGCCTGCGACGTCTTTGGTGAACAGATTGCTAGTCAGGTATGACTTGGCATTGTCGACGGTATCGAAACCATGGAGCACTTGTACGTCTTCATCTCTGGCCAACAATTCCTTGGATTTGGCCCCAGTGACCTGCTTTAAGAAGGGGTCTCGATATTTCGTGTACACTTCTGCCGCCGCCGCGCGATCCCGCGCTGCAACCTTCAGGGTGATCTCTAGATAAGCCATTGTGTCCTCCTCTCACGCTGAATGTGGAATGTGTCTCAATAAGCTTCTATAATTAAACAGATTAGATCATTCATTGAGAAATTCTTTTTTTAAATACCATTTATTCATACAAGCTATGAATCTTAGCCAGCTCCGCTTCGTGACGTCCGTCGCATCCACTGGTTCATTCACGTTGGCAGCCGCGGAATGCTGTGTGACACAGCCGACGCTCTCGAACGGCATTGCGCAACTTGAAGATGAGCTGGGGGCGCGTCTGTTTATTCGCACCACCCGCAGGGTGGGGCTGACGCCCTTCGGTGCGCACGTCTTGCCCTACATGGCAGAGATACTCAAAGCGCAAACCGTCCTCGCCCTTCAGGCGAATGTGTTCCTTCATCCGGATCAACGCCTCATACGCATCGGCACGTCTCCGCTCGTGGATGCATCGCTGCTCGGACTCATGATTGAGCCATTTCGTCGTGACAACCCGAAAGTGGACATCGTGCTTCGTGAGATGAACATGACGGATCTCTATCAAATGCTTGATCGAGGGCTGCTCGATTACGTGTTCGGGATGGCAGACACTCCCAAAAAACGTTGGTCGACCACCATTCTCTATGATGAGCCCTTATTGTTCATTCCGCCCGGACCAGGATGGCTCACGGTGCCACGGCGGGAATCGGTCAATCTGAAGGACATTTCCAATGAGACCTATGTGATGGTTCCCGATGCCTGCGGTTTAGCACGTGTGACGCGAGCGCTTTTTCGCAGCCAAAAGGGCACCCTAAAGGAATATTCCGGAAAGGCATTGAGCTATCACGTCCTTCAAGATTGGACAGCTCTCGGGATGGGAGCGGCGATCTTACCCAAATCGAAGATTACGGAGGGTCGACAGCTTACCTATCCGATCAAAGATCGTACTGGTCAGGAGGTTCGGATCACGTTCGAGGCAATCTGGTTTAAAAACAAGGCACGCGCCCATCATCTACAAGCATTTGAACAACATCTTCGCAAGGTTGTTCCACACATCGTTCGGGGCACAGACCGACAAAAAGTAGATGGTAGAGCGACTCCTACTCGCCAACAAAAGGGTAGAAAAGAGTAAGAATCTCGCTATCACAACCCGCTCTAAGTCACGTTGCGTTTGTACTAAAGAAGCACCGACGTCGGTGGCACGCACAGCATGAGCAGTTCTTTTCTCCGTCGGCAATGGTGATCTCGGCGCCGCATGGTCATTGAGAACTACGCGCCCGCCCGCGGGTTGCTGATTCACGGATCATGACCAATGAAGCCCCGATCGCACCATGAAATTAGGTGAGCAAGATTGCCGGAACACGTGGTCAAGAAAGCCGAATTACGCAGCGCTGGCGAACCGGTCCCCCAGGGTGGGGTTCCGGCACCATTCGGACTTCGGCAGTCAGTATGCTGCCACGAGCCACCAGCGCATACTCAATGGGTACGGCTTCATCCCAGCATGAGCCGCAAAGGCAACTGCTGGGACAACGCCTGCGTCGAAAGTTTCTTCGGGACACTCAAGTGCGAGATGGTCTATCATCGACACTACGCCACACGAGACGAAGCGAAGCAGGACATTTTCGAATACATCGAGATGTTCTATGCACCGACACTCGCCCCTTGGCTACGACTCCTCGGCCGAGTACGAAGCGCGGGCGGCAGTCGCTTAACCAGGTGTCCACTGAATTGGGGGAAGGTCCGGTCCATGGCTACGTTTCAACAAAAGATAGCCGAGAAATTTCTTGCCAAGTTGGCGGGCTCCAAGGACGTGGACCCCGCTAAGGTTAAAGAATTGCGAATCTTACTCGCCGACGGCAAGAAGCCAAAAATCGACGATTTCGTGCGCATCTTCTCCCTTCCTGCTGGCACTGGCATGAAATGATAAAACTCGAAACAGCCCACATCGAGGAAGTGCGTGGCATCCGTAAGCTCGACATCGATTTCCGGAAGAGCACCTTCGCGATTTCAGGCCCAAACGGCTCGAGTAAGAGCGGTGTCATCGACGCCATCGAATTCGGTCTCACCGGACAAATTGGCCGCCTCACCGGAGGGGGAACCAAGGGCCTGTCCGTTTCTGAACACGGCCCACATGTGGACAAAACCAAGTTACTCGATGCGACCTTAGTCGAGCTGAAGGTCTTCCTCCCAGCCCTTAACAAATCGGCGACGATTCCCCGCAAGATTTCGACGCCCAAGAACCCAAAAATCTTCCCTGCTGACGATGATGTGAAAGCCGCTCTCGCCGAAGTTGCCGACCACCCTGAAATCGCGCTTTCGCGGCGCGGAGATCCTCCGCTTCATTCTTGTCGAACCGACCAAGCGTTCCGAGGAAATTCAAACCCTTCTCAAGCTTGATGAGATCGGCCACACACGCGCAGCCTTGAATACGGCCAGAACAAGCTGCAGGCTGCGCATACAACCGCCACGGCTCAGGCCAAAGCTAGCCGGGACGCGTTGCAGCTCCACCTCCAGATTTCAACGCTGCTCGCGGCCTGTCCGGTCTGGCTCCGTGACTTCGTTGAGTTCGCTGTCGAAACAGGACTCCGGCTGGGCGAAATCCTGACCCTCCAGTGGCCGCATGTCGATTGGCATCAGGGGACGCTCACCGTGGCGGCCGCCACGACCAAGAACGGACTGCCGCGCACCATCCCGTTAAGCGACCGTGCGCTGGCCGTGCTGTAGCGCCAACAGAGTCGCCCCGGAACTGGGAGCCTTGTGGTCTTCGCAAACCGCACGGGGAACCACCGGACGCTCGGCACCGTGAACCGGGCCTTTTCGCCGGGCGCTGACCCGGGCCAGCATCACAAACTGCCGCTTCCACGATCTGCGGCACACGTTTGCGACGCGGCTCTGTCAGAACGGCGTCGATCCCTACACAGTGCAACGGTTGGTGGGGCATCAGGACCCGAAAATGACGCAACAATACGCGCACCATTCCACGGAGTCGTTGCGACGAGGCATCGAGATGCTGAATCGGCTGGGGACGAGGCGGCTATCACGATTTTGTCACGCTCAGCCGCATTCGGCACTTGAGGCGTCCGAAGCAGTAGTGTAATGTATTGAAATATTTGACGCTTGGCTGGCGTAGCTCAATGGCAGAGCAGCGGTTTTGTAAACCGCAGGTTGGAGGTTCAATTCCTCTCGCCAGCTCCACACATTCTACAGGTGGTACTCGGACGAAATTACCGGTCAGCCTCCATCAAGGTCGATTCATCTTCCAGCTCTTCAACATCAGACTCGATCTTGCCCTTCGTGGTCGAGGGGTGCAGGCCGTACTTCCGCAACATCTTATAAAAATCTGCTCGATACCGGCCGGCAAACTGCGCGGCGCGCGAGATATTTCCGCCGGTCAGTTGAAGCACATTCTTCAGATAGGTCCGCTCGAATTCTTCTTTCGCCTCTGTCAGAGGCTTCAAGGGCGTATCGGGAGACACTCCGACGGAGGGCAAGAGATCCGGCGTAATCATGTCCTGCCTGGTCATGACCACGGCTTTCTCAATGGCATTTTCCAGCTCACGCACATTGCCCGGCCAGGGATTCACCATCAAGCGATGCAATCCGGTTGGCGTAAACCCGCGGACATCCTTATTCGCCCGCTGGTTGCTGATTTTCAGGAAATGTTGGGCAAGCAACGGAATGTCGTCGCGTCGGTCTCGCAGCGGCGGAATGAATAATGGCACCACGGAGATCCGGTAATAGAGATCGTTTCGGAAGCTGCCGTTCTTGACCGCTTCGCCGAGATCCTTGTTCGTGGCGGCAATGATGCGCACGTCGATCTTGGTCGAGAGATCAGAACCGACTTCGCGCACTTCGCGCTCTTGCACCGCGCGCAGCAACTTGACCTGCATTGAGAGCGGCATCTCGCCGATTTCATCGAGGAAAATCGTCCCGCCGTTGGCGCTTTGAAACAGGCCTTTCTTGGCTCCGTGCGCGCTGGTGAAAGCTCCACGCACATGCCCAAACAACTCGCTCTCGAACAGCGTTTCGGGAATAGCCGCGCAGTTGAGCGCAACAAAGGGGCCTTTGCTCCGGCGGCTGTTCGTATGCGCCACCCTTGCCATCACCTCTTTGCCGGTTCCGGTCTCGCCGAACAGAAGAATGGTCGCATCGGAATCCGCCACTTGGGCGATCTGCTGAAAGAGCCGTTGCATCGCCGGGCTCCGCGCGACGACATTCTCAAGTCCGTAGAGCTCCTTGACCAGCGACTTGAGCCGTTGAATTTCTTTGCTCATGCGCTGTTGCACCAGCGCCTTTTCAATGGTGGCTTTCAGTTCTTTATCGTCGAACGGTTTGGTCAGATACCCGAAAGCGCCGCGCTGCATCGCCTCGACCGCATTGGGAATGCTGCCGTGGGCGGTCAGAATAATCACCGGTAACTGCGGATGAATCCGCAAGAGCTCTTCCGTCACATCCAATCCATCTTCTCCGTGCAGCCGGAGATCTGTAATCGCGAGGTCGAACATCTTTTTTTTCGCTTCAGCGACGGCCTCATGCCCGGTTGTGCACGCGGTCACGACAAATCCCCCTGCGGAGAGCCGCATTTTCAACAAATGCAGCAACCCTTCATCGTCATCGACGACTAAAATGTGTTCCTTGTCCATAGGCTCCTTACTGCGCGGGCGCGGGATCCGGCACGGGAACGGGCGCGGGCGCTGATGGCGGGCGAATCGGTCGAACCTTCTCTCGCATTTCTTGATCGATCCGCTTCAATGCCTCCAATTGGCTTGAAAGCTCCTCGATCTTCTTATCGCGTTCCATCACTTGTTTCTGAAATGCGTGAACGGATCCTTGCTCGGAAGCGGTTTTCTGACCGTCTTTGTCCTTTTTCAACGTCAATGTCTCGATCTTTCGTTCTTGATCGGCAATCTGCCGTTGCAGCGCGTCAATCGTTTGCGCATCGACATCCTTCGTCGCACGTAGCTGCTGCATGATCACTTCACGATCAAGCAAATCCCGCACCAGGCGATCCGTTGTTTGACTGAAAGAGCTATTCGCGTCGGCCAAAGCAGAAGCCGAGAGCACGGCCTGCATCCACGAAGGGTCCTTCGAACCACTTCCATCTTGCAACAGTTTTAACCACGCTTTACTGGAGGCGGCTAACTGACTTTTGGGCGCAACGGCGAGAACTTTTCCAAAGTATTTTTCAGCAACTTCGCGGCTTTCGTACAATCCTAAGAGGCCACGGGTAAAATACGCATGGTCGCATGAACTCGTTTCGTTGCACTTCTGAACTATGGCGTCCTGCTTCTTTGCAAATGCCTGATAGAGCTTGGATTCTCCTGAGTCGACATGAAAAAACGGCTGATTCAGCGGCAATGGCGATCCCCAGCTCGCGCATCCGCCTACCACAAGAGAAAGAATCCATAATGCGGCACTCTTCATAGTCACCTTCAGTTTGTCCCGCCAGATTTGGTTAACCGTAGGATAAACCGTACAGTCGTTCCTTTTCCAGCCTCACCCTCAATCCAGATCCGGCCACTATGAGCTTCCACAATTTTCTTTGCCAGCGCTAATCCAAGACCGCTTCCAACGGAGGCATTCTTGGCCTTATTTCGCCCTTGATAAAACCGCTCAAAAATATGCGGGAGATCTTCCGATGCGATGCCGGGCCCGGCATCGGAGACCGACACCTCCAAAACCCCCGCTTTATGATCGGGAACCATGTGCAGCTTAACGATGCCGCCTTCGGGGCTGAATTTCAAGGCATTGGATAAGAGATTGTCCAATACTTGTTCAATGCGCGGCGCATCGGCCTTCACCCACAACCGTTCTTTTAAGGGCTCCATCAGAAGCTGAACGTGCTTGGAGTCAGCCAAGAGACTCACCTTATTAACGGAAATATCTGCGACTCTATTCAGATCGATCGGAACGATCCGATATTCCATCATCCCGGCTTCCATCTTAGACAGATCGAGAATCGTTGAAATCAGGTGAATCAACCGCCGGCTGCTATCGGCCATAATCCTCAGCGTCGTCCGCTGCTCTTGAAGGAGCGGCCCTGGGATTTCATCGAGGAGTAGATGAGTCCCTTCCTGGATAGAAGCCATCGGCGTGCGCAGTTCGTGCGAGACGTGGGCGAGAAACTCCGACTTCATGTCGTCCAGTTCTTGAAGCTTTCCCCCCATCCAGTTCACCGTATCGACCAGATCGCGCAGCTCCGACGGTGCGGTAATTTCCAAGGGCGTCCCGAACTTTCCCTGCCCGATCAGCTTGATATGCCCCTGCAATTGACGCAGTGGCCGCAAGATACTGTAGCTGGCAATTCCCGCGAGGCCAAGCCCGAAGACCAAGGCAACCAAGACCAACTGCTCCGTGACGGCCTCCGCCCGCGCCGCGCTGGCGCGCGATTCGCTGACCCCCACACTCACTCGGGCCTCATGCACATCGATATAGCTTTGAATCGTCGCAGACATCCGATCCATGATAGCATCTCGACGGTTCTCATATCCTCCCTTATGGCCACCCACCCGATCGCCGGATGGCTCGAATTCATTATGAAAAAGAACTAGACGCTCTTGAAGCAGCTGCCCGGCCTCTTGAAGCAGCATGATGGCATGAGGAGCGATTTCGCGATCGCGGAGATGCTGCAGGTTTCTCTGGAACTCTTCAACCTCTTCATTAAAGTTTGTCAGGAATGCCTTATCTTTCGTCGCCAGATATTTTTTCTCGCTGTTGAGTTGCGCAAACAACGACTCGTGCAGCCGCTTGGCCGCTTCCACCGCGGGATAGTGCACCGACGCCATTTCTGTACTGAGAGCCGTGAGCTGGCGAAGCTGGAATAAGGCATAGAGATTGACTCCTGCCATCACGATAATAATCACAAGACAGGTGAGAACTAATCGCCCAAATATTGAGAGTCTCATAATCTGAAAAGCCTTCGCCCGGTCAAAAAAAATCGATCAGAATCAGCGTGTAGGCAAAACCATACGCCACTTTCACTTGTTGCGACAACCCTTGCGGCACGGCCTTTCGTGCATTCCAGCATGTTGGATGGAATCTCTCCGTCTCGCATCCCCTCAAACATGCAGTGGGAGCGCGTTCCGCGGGAACAGTAGCAAGTCGATCCGTTATCGACCGCTATCGAATCGACGGGCGAACTCGCGCTGCCGGCGAGAAGAGCGGTGGAGTAATGCAAAGAGGTGGCCGCGAAACAGGAGAATGCTCATCGCGACAGGAGGAGTAAGAAGAATCGCCAACACCCAGTAGGCGTCAGCAGGAATTCCAAGATAGGCAAACCATCCCCCGAGAATCGTGAAGGGAAGGATCAGAAGCTGAAAAAAATCGAGCCCGGCTCCCCGACCTAGACGGCTTGAGAGTCTGATAAATTGCTCAAACCCGGATGGCGACAAGGCGACAGGCAGAATCAGCAGCCCAAACGGCACAAACCATTCGATCCAATTCTCCAACACAAATTCATAGCAGGTCTTCAGTACCTCTAGCGGAGAATCCTGCCGTACCTGATAAATCACCTCCGGCGCCGGATTCAGCAAAATGAAGAGCAGCAGAAGCACCGCCGACGAGAGAAATTGGCCATAGGGATTCGCTTGAGTGCCCATATCGAGAGCCATGATAGGGAGCCACAACACAAACCCGACTCCGATCACTTCC
Proteins encoded in this region:
- a CDS encoding CBS domain-containing protein (MaGe:77308402), translated to MATLERPGVPVGGFRSVGQIHATNNLVFRRKQNAMGLAVELLATHTPGAPVVDESGEFVGFVSEFDILRALEAQKDLNRLTAVDIMAKDRIAITEETSIDAAVKLMEEKRLLNLPVQRNGKVAYSVTRHDLLRAWIGLGVDIEDVQG
- a CDS encoding Putative Cytochrome c (Evidence 3 : Putative function from multiple computational evidences; MaGe:77308403) encodes the protein MHVPVRLVATTLLIAGMSSTVWSADPAVLRPRVPPDQMDSARHEANPYPMAAEIIEQGKRIFEGKGFCRTCHGIDGKGLGTDINPENFRGPLPRNFTDKDWQAARTDGELFWILKNGSKGTAMAPFIPLVLTEEEAWKVISYVRSFAKS
- a CDS encoding hypothetical protein (Evidence 5 : Unknown function; MaGe:77308404), with translation MQSTPGWRTGVLIAALSMAWGNGLTFAGGTPSPVEGFTIHVQVPHMMADGTLGGPFHHYCKPASDQVFQCLLFESTAPNAKLVGVEYFVAKDLSRKLPLIQWHRHFHDHKAEIATGRLQVLEPADQAAEIAETASKTDGVIYHLWQPGQEFPDGSVTFPQAISHTHPRSDK
- a CDS encoding hypothetical protein (Evidence 4 : Unknown function but conserved in other organisms; MaGe:77308405) translates to MAYLEITLKVAARDRAAAAEVYTKYRDPFLKQVTGAKSKELLARDEDVQVLHGFDTVDNAKSYLTSNLFTKDVAGTLKPFLQAPPEIRIYETAESQGVVSCCA
- a CDS encoding Transcriptional regulator, LysR family (MaGe:77308406), which translates into the protein MNLSQLRFVTSVASTGSFTLAAAECCVTQPTLSNGIAQLEDELGARLFIRTTRRVGLTPFGAHVLPYMAEILKAQTVLALQANVFLHPDQRLIRIGTSPLVDASLLGLMIEPFRRDNPKVDIVLREMNMTDLYQMLDRGLLDYVFGMADTPKKRWSTTILYDEPLLFIPPGPGWLTVPRRESVNLKDISNETYVMVPDACGLARVTRALFRSQKGTLKEYSGKALSYHVLQDWTALGMGAAILPKSKITEGRQLTYPIKDRTGQEVRITFEAIWFKNKARAHHLQAFEQHLRKVVPHIVRGTDRQKVDGRATPTRQQKGRKE
- a CDS encoding hypothetical protein (Evidence 5 : Unknown function; MaGe:77308407): MSRKGNCWDNACVESFFGTLKCEMVYHRHYATRDEAKQDIFEYIEMFYAPTLAPWLRLLGRVRSAGGSRLTRCPLNWGKVRSMATFQQKIAEKFLAKLAGSKDVDPAKVKELRILLADGKKPKIDDFVRIFSLPAGTGMK
- a CDS encoding Exonuclease SbcC (MaGe:77308408) gives rise to the protein MIKLETAHIEEVRGIRKLDIDFRKSTFAISGPNGSSKSGVIDAIEFGLTGQIGRLTGGGTKGLSVSEHGPHVDKTKLLDATLVELKVFLPALNKSATIPRKISTPKNPKIFPADDDVKAALAEVADHPEIALSRRGDPPLHSCRTDQAFRGNSNPSQA
- a CDS encoding hypothetical protein (Evidence 5 : Unknown function; MaGe:77308409) — encoded protein: MQLHLQISTLLAACPVWLRDFVEFAVETGLRLGEILTLQWPHVDWHQGTLTVAAATTKNGLPRTIPLSDRALAVL
- a CDS encoding hypothetical protein (Evidence 5 : Unknown function; MaGe:77308410), translated to MQRLVGHQDPKMTQQYAHHSTESLRRGIEMLNRLGTRRLSRFCHAQPHSALEASEAVV
- a CDS encoding conserved exported protein of unknown function (Evidence 4 : Unknown function but conserved in other organisms; MaGe:77308412), which codes for MKSAALWILSLVVGGCASWGSPLPLNQPFFHVDSGESKLYQAFAKKQDAIVQKCNETSSCDHAYFTRGLLGLYESREVAEKYFGKVLAVAPKSQLAASSKAWLKLLQDGSGSKDPSWMQAVLSASALADANSSFSQTTDRLVRDLLDREVIMQQLRATKDVDAQTIDALQRQIADQERKIETLTLKKDKDGQKTASEQGSVHAFQKQVMERDKKIEELSSQLEALKRIDQEMREKVRPIRPPSAPAPVPVPDPAPAQ
- a CDS encoding HAMP domain-containing protein (MaGe:77308413) — translated: MRLSIFGRLVLTCLVIIIVMAGVNLYALFQLRQLTALSTEMASVHYPAVEAAKRLHESLFAQLNSEKKYLATKDKAFLTNFNEEVEEFQRNLQHLRDREIAPHAIMLLQEAGQLLQERLVLFHNEFEPSGDRVGGHKGGYENRRDAIMDRMSATIQSYIDVHEARVSVGVSESRASAARAEAVTEQLVLVALVFGLGLAGIASYSILRPLRQLQGHIKLIGQGKFGTPLEITAPSELRDLVDTVNWMGGKLQELDDMKSEFLAHVSHELRTPMASIQEGTHLLLDEIPGPLLQEQRTTLRIMADSSRRLIHLISTILDLSKMEAGMMEYRIVPIDLNRVADISVNKVSLLADSKHVQLLMEPLKERLWVKADAPRIEQVLDNLLSNALKFSPEGGIVKLHMVPDHKAGVLEVSVSDAGPGIASEDLPHIFERFYQGRNKAKNASVGSGLGLALAKKIVEAHSGRIWIEGEAGKGTTVRFILRLTKSGGTN
- a CDS encoding hypothetical protein (Evidence 5 : Unknown function; MaGe:77308414), which codes for MRGCETERFHPTCWNARKAVPQGLSQQVKVAYGFAYTLILIDFF
- a CDS encoding conserved membrane protein of unknown function (Evidence 4 : Unknown function but conserved in other organisms; MaGe:77308415); amino-acid sequence: MSNQVSSLIDLYRQAGAATVRSLRHGWVAMIALVGFALLFVGVSQFAGSLGIVGGFLLGALNALLVGATLSLIEQSLSGTRSLHLQDIQDSLGSYFWEVIGVGFVLWLPIMALDMGTQANPYGQFLSSAVLLLLFILLNPAPEVIYQVRQDSPLEVLKTCYEFVLENWIEWFVPFGLLILPVALSPSGFEQFIRLSSRLGRGAGLDFFQLLILPFTILGGWFAYLGIPADAYWVLAILLTPPVAMSILLFRGHLFALLHRSSRRQREFARRFDSGR